From the Oncorhynchus nerka isolate Pitt River linkage group LG28, Oner_Uvic_2.0, whole genome shotgun sequence genome, one window contains:
- the tm2d3 gene encoding TM2 domain-containing protein 3: MATVSQIWSFERRRCLKAHGLIILLFLDPCLQCVNGYLSSPHVGQEPPYSRDAQPVITSPVVPAPSSASPTDSDSYASKCPSGGQCNRLPADCINCSYHHNCSYGKPASFSCKAKRGVHCTVESGKQQTNFSLSITCQFCWQLDLSQYRCSNSTSCMTVACPRKRYNATCQVLDHVHCLGKRVFHKRLYCNWTGGYKWSTALALSITLGGFGADRFYLGQWREGLGKLFSFGGLGIWTLIDVLLIGAGYVGPADGSLYI; this comes from the exons ATGGCTACAGTCAGTCAGATTTGGTCATTTGAGAGAAGACGCTGCCTAAAAGCCCATGGACTCATAATATTGTTATTTTTGGATCCATGTTTGCAATGTGTAAATG GGTACCTGAGCTCCCCACACGTGGGCCAGGAGCCCCCTTACAGTCGAGATGCTCAGCCAGTCATCACCAGCCCGGTGGTTCCTGCTCCATCATCTG CATCTCCAACTGATTCAGACAGCTATGCTTCCAAATGCCCCAGTGGGGGTCAATGCAACAGACTGCCTGCTGACTGCATCAACTGCAGCTATCACCACAACTGTAGCTATGGCAAACCAGCGTCTTTCTCTTGCAAGGCCAAGAGAGGAGTCCACTGCACA GTGGAGTCGGGGAAGCAGCAGACCAACTTCTCCCTGTCCATCACGTGCCAGTTCTGCTGGCAGCTGGACCTGTCTCAGTACAGGTGCTCCAACTCAACCAGCTGTATGACCGTTGCCTGTCCTCGCAAACGCTACAACGCCACCTGCCAAGTACTGGACCACGTTCACTGCTTAG GTAAAAGAGTATTTCATAAACGTTTGTACTGCAACTGGACAGGTGGGTACAAGTGGTCGACAGCACTGGCACTCAG CATTACACTAGGTGGATTTGGGGCTGACCGGTTCTATCTaggccagtggagagagggtCTGGGCAAGCTGTTCAGCTTCGGTGGCCTGGGCATCTGGACCCTGATTGATGTGCTGCTGATTGGAGCGGGCTATGTGGGGCCAGCCGATGGCTCCCTCTACATCTGA
- the LOC115113753 gene encoding la-related protein 6-like, translating into MQALVNAFIRCLHFLLPPSWLHLGFCWWVGDECGKMTWPNPRARFKSRSLLTYQEVAIQDGSIPSVSPAPSCVSLAANSTPPQGSPWGRIWGLWPAVERIFGTSLTIHRCGCQRPRGVCAPCSADFNCCSTRNKGIQESTTTGVAEEKVNKPGENAFISGKMTSATMEFRKHIESVSGSSAGREIDEVIIVDQHLQEMGTQVTITVAIQAADDEEPEEEVSSNNLDFLGGSCSEDEFGRHDKSSGAGTSGGELEEESWQPPDPELTQKLVAQIEYYLSDENLEHDAFLLKHVRRNKLGFVSVKLLTSFKKVKHLTRDWRTTAYALRHSTILELNDEGRKVRRRSTVPVFSSESLPSRMLLLSELQSWPELGVAMEGVDGDGREGGTTQQEQLMKLLLKAFGTYGAIASVRVLKPGKDLPADLKKLSGRYTQLGTEECAIVEYEEVEAAVKANEAVVRDEGTGSLGLKVVLIGTKPPKKKVPKDQRQCDEGGGMRKSHSLNSRVRELQYLDDSACSSSDTESNPTSPRLARKSCSVNKLSPTGGGAAFQNNHLSPAVSPRTSPWSSPRASPCSQRKSPHSHKSPLASEGRLSPEAGRRWADYSSDSSLTPSGSPWVQRRRQVASQESSPVGSPMLGRKIQGADGLPPGVMRLPRGPDGTRGFHCGVSIGVAEMGEKTASTQT; encoded by the exons ATGCAAGCATTGGTAAACGCATTTATCCGTTGTCTTcattttctcctccctccctcttggcTTCATCTTGGGTTTTGCTGGTGGGTTGGGGATGAGTGCGGAAAGATGACATGGCCCAATCCCAGAGCTCGTTTCAAAAGCAGATCGCTTCTTACATATCAGGAAGTAGCAATACAAGACGGCTCTATCCCCTCCGTCTCCCCAGCTCCTAGCTGCGTCTCGTTAGCTGCTAACTCCACGCCACCCCAGGGTTCTCCGTGGGGTAGAATTTGGGGGCTCTGGCCAGCTGTGGAGCGCATCTTCGGGACTTCCTTGACCATCCACCGGTGTGGGTGTCAAAGGCCTCGAGGTGTATGTGCCCCGTGTTCTGCAGACTTCAATTGTTGTAGTACAAGGAATAAAGGCATTCAGGAAAGCACTACCACTGGTGTAGCCGAGGAGAAAGTGAACAAACCGGGAGAAAACGCATTTATTTCGGGTAAAATGACGAGTGCCACCATGGAGTTTCGGAAACATATCGAATCTGTATCAGGTTCGTCAGCGGGACGGGAAATCGACGAGGTGATAATTGTGGATCAACACCTGCAAGAGATGGGGACTCAAGTGACGATAACAGTGGCTATTCAGGCGGCAGACGACGAGGAACCAGAGGAAGAGGTGTCCTCAAACAATCTCGATTTTCTCGGAGGCAGCTGTAGTGAAGACGAATTTGGAAGACATGATAAATCCAG TGGCGCTGGCACGAGTGGTggggagctggaggaggagagctGGCAGCCCCCAGACCCAGAGCTGACCCAGAAGCTGGTGGCCCAGATCGAGTACTACCTGTCGGATGAGAACTTGGAACACGATGCCTTCCTGCTCAAACACGTCCGACGCAACAAGCTGGGCTTCGTCAGTGTCAAACTGCTCACCTCCTTCAAGAAG GTGAAGCACTTGACACGAGACTGGAGAACAACTGCATATGCTCTGCGCCACTCGACAATACTTGAGCTAAACGATGAGGGGCGCAAAGTGCGTCGCAGATCAACAGTGCCCGTTTTTTCCAGCGAGTCTCTGCCAAGCCGCATGCTGCTACTCAGCGAGCTGCAGAGCTGGCCAGAGCTGGGGGTTGCGATGGAGGGTGTGGATGGCGATGGGCGTGAGGGCGGCACTACCCAACAGGAACAACTGATGAAGCTGCTGCTGAAAGCGTTTGGAACATATGGAGCCATTGCCTCTGTGAGGGTGCTGAAGCCTGGCAAGGACCTGCCAGCCGACCTGAAGAAGCTGAGTGGCCGCTACACACAGCTGGGCACTGAGGAGTGTGCCATCGTGGAGTATGAGGAGGTGGAGGCTGCAGTCAAAGCCAACGAGGCTGTGGTCCGCGATGAAGGGACAGGGTCTCTGGGGTTGAAGGTGGTCCTGATCGGCACCAAGCCTCCCAAGAAGAAGGTGCCCAAAGATCAGCGTCAGTGCGACgagggaggaggaatgaggaagagcCACTCACTCAACAGTCGGGTACGGGAGCTTCAGTATCTCGACGACTCTGCCTGTAGCTCCTCAGATACTGAAAGCAACCCCACCTCCCCCAGACTGGCCCGCAAATCCTGCTCTGTCAATAAGCTAAGTCCCACTGGAGGGGGTGCCGCCTTCCAGAACAATCACCTGAGCCCAGCTGTGTCCCCACGCACCAGCCCCTGGTCGAGCCCCCGGGCCAGCCCATGCTCCCAACGCAAGTCTCCCCACTCCCATAAGTCTCCTTTGGCCAGTGAGGGCAGACTAAGCCCTGAGGCTGGGCGACGTTGGGCGGACTACTCCTCAGACAGCAGCCTGACGCCGTCCGGTAGCCCCTGGGTCCAGAGGCGCAGGCAGGTGGCCTCCCAGGAGAGCAGCCCAGTAGGGAGCCCCATGCTGGGTCGAAAGATCCAGGGCGCAGACGGGCTTCCGCCAGGTGTAATGCGTCTACCGCGTGGGCCTGATGGAACACGTGGTTTTCACTGTGGTGTGTCCATTGGTGTTGctgagatgggagagaagactgcTTCTACCCAAACCTGA